The following are encoded in a window of Lacinutrix sp. WUR7 genomic DNA:
- a CDS encoding 3-oxoacyl-ACP synthase III family protein translates to MYNSKIIGLGHYVPDNVVTNDDLSKMMDTDDAWIQERTGIKERRWVKPGSGETTSSMGVKAAKIAIERAGIDKDDIDFIVFATLSPDMYFPGPGVQVQHALDIKTVGALDVRNQCSGFVYAISVADNFIKTGMYKNILVIGSELHSHGLDKTTRGRGVSVIFGDGAGAVVLTREEDANKGILSTHLHSQGEHAEELVLVAPGMGKRWVTDILADNDPNDESYYPHMNGQFVFKNAVVRFSEVIMEGLEKNGLAKEDIDMLIPHQANLRIAQFIQRKFGLGDDQVFNNIQKYGNTTAASIPIALTEAWEEGKIKEGDTVVLAAFGSGFTWGSVIIKW, encoded by the coding sequence ATGTATAATTCTAAAATAATAGGACTTGGTCACTACGTTCCTGATAATGTAGTTACAAACGATGATTTGTCTAAAATGATGGACACTGACGATGCTTGGATTCAAGAACGAACAGGAATAAAAGAAAGGCGTTGGGTAAAACCAGGATCTGGTGAAACTACTTCATCTATGGGAGTGAAAGCTGCTAAAATAGCTATAGAACGAGCTGGAATAGATAAAGATGATATCGATTTTATTGTATTTGCAACTTTAAGTCCGGATATGTATTTTCCTGGTCCAGGAGTGCAAGTGCAACATGCATTAGATATAAAAACCGTAGGGGCTTTAGATGTAAGAAATCAATGTTCCGGATTTGTATATGCAATATCTGTTGCAGATAATTTTATTAAAACAGGAATGTACAAAAATATTCTTGTCATTGGAAGTGAATTGCATTCGCATGGTTTAGATAAAACAACAAGAGGAAGAGGTGTTTCTGTAATATTTGGTGATGGAGCAGGAGCAGTGGTTTTAACAAGAGAAGAAGATGCTAATAAAGGTATTTTATCTACACATCTACATAGTCAAGGAGAACACGCAGAAGAATTAGTACTTGTTGCACCAGGAATGGGAAAACGTTGGGTTACTGATATTTTAGCAGATAATGATCCTAACGATGAAAGTTATTACCCGCACATGAATGGACAATTTGTATTTAAAAATGCAGTGGTTCGTTTTAGCGAAGTGATTATGGAAGGTTTAGAGAAAAACGGATTAGCCAAAGAAGACATAGATATGTTAATTCCGCATCAAGCGAATTTACGTATCGCACAATTTATTCAGAGAAAATTTGGATTAGGTGATGATCAGGTATTTAATAATATTCAAAAATACGGAAACACAACGGCTGCATCTATCCCAATTGCTCTAACGGAAGCTTGGGAAGAAGGAAAAATAAAAGAAGGAGATACGGTAGTACTTGCTGCTTTTGGTAGTGGTTTTACTTGGGGAAGTGTAATTATAAAATGGTAA
- a CDS encoding GMC oxidoreductase: protein MNLEYDYVIIGSGFGGSVSALRLSEKGYKVLVIEKGKWFKDNDFPKTNWHLKKWLWEPKASLHGIFKMTFLNHVTVLSGVGVGGGSLVYANTLPIPKKEFFNTGSWANLKDWEKDLKPFYDTAHKMLGAATNPKLYESDLLIKDLAKDIGKEAHFEATKVAVYFGKAGKKVADPYFNGNGPDRTGCVFCGACMTGCRYNAKNTLDKNYLHLAQQLGAKIIAEKEVFNVSTLGNKDGSDGYKVDFKSSIGKKSKASVTTKGVIFSGGVMGTVPLLLKLKASTLPNLSDAVGKNIRTNNESLLLITSTDKKPKDFSKGIAIGSILHTDENSHLEPVRYGEGSGFSKMLTIPTIHNKFAIFRLLGIIGLFFKQPSRFFKTILSKNYAKRTTILLFMQTLDSTLQIKLGKFTKMKTVKESGPKPSAFIPEAMEIGKKVAKKVNGIPYANFTDSLLGSPTTAHILGGAVMAENASKGVIDKHNNVFGYINMLVCDGAMISANPGVNPSLSITAISEHAMRKIKAKG, encoded by the coding sequence GTGAATTTAGAATATGATTATGTAATTATAGGAAGTGGCTTTGGAGGATCGGTAAGCGCTTTACGACTTTCTGAAAAAGGCTATAAAGTATTGGTTATAGAAAAAGGAAAATGGTTTAAGGATAACGACTTCCCAAAAACCAATTGGCATTTAAAAAAATGGCTTTGGGAACCTAAAGCTAGTCTTCATGGTATATTTAAAATGACCTTTTTAAATCATGTAACAGTGCTTTCTGGTGTTGGTGTTGGAGGAGGTTCATTAGTATATGCGAATACCTTGCCGATACCAAAGAAAGAGTTTTTTAATACAGGTAGTTGGGCAAATTTAAAGGATTGGGAAAAGGATTTAAAACCCTTTTATGATACCGCACATAAAATGTTGGGAGCAGCTACCAATCCAAAATTATACGAATCGGATTTATTAATTAAAGACCTTGCCAAAGATATTGGTAAAGAAGCACATTTTGAAGCTACAAAAGTTGCTGTGTATTTTGGAAAAGCTGGGAAAAAAGTAGCAGATCCTTACTTTAATGGTAATGGTCCAGATAGAACAGGTTGTGTGTTTTGTGGTGCCTGCATGACAGGTTGTAGGTACAATGCGAAAAATACATTAGATAAAAATTATTTGCATTTAGCACAACAATTGGGTGCTAAAATTATTGCAGAAAAAGAAGTTTTTAATGTTTCGACTTTAGGAAATAAAGATGGTTCTGATGGGTATAAAGTAGATTTTAAATCGAGTATTGGAAAAAAAAGTAAAGCAAGTGTAACTACCAAAGGAGTGATTTTTTCTGGAGGTGTTATGGGAACCGTTCCTTTATTATTAAAACTGAAAGCATCTACCTTACCAAATTTATCAGACGCGGTTGGAAAAAATATTAGAACCAATAACGAGTCTTTATTATTGATTACTTCTACAGATAAAAAACCGAAAGATTTTTCTAAAGGAATTGCTATTGGTTCTATCTTGCATACCGATGAAAATAGCCATTTGGAACCCGTTCGTTATGGAGAAGGTTCTGGTTTTTCTAAAATGTTAACAATTCCAACTATTCATAATAAATTTGCGATTTTTCGATTACTCGGAATTATAGGATTGTTTTTTAAACAGCCTTCCCGATTTTTTAAAACCATCCTTTCCAAAAACTATGCAAAACGAACGACCATTCTTTTGTTTATGCAAACCTTAGATAGTACACTACAGATTAAATTAGGAAAGTTTACCAAAATGAAAACCGTTAAAGAATCTGGTCCAAAACCAAGTGCTTTTATTCCTGAAGCTATGGAAATAGGAAAAAAGGTAGCCAAAAAAGTAAACGGGATTCCCTACGCTAATTTTACAGATTCTTTATTAGGATCGCCAACCACTGCGCATATTTTGGGAGGCGCTGTTATGGCAGAAAATGCATCCAAAGGAGTGATTGATAAACACAATAATGTTTTTGGTTATATAAATATGTTGGTTTGTGATGGGGCGATGATTTCGGCAAATCCTGGTGTAAATCCGTCCTTGTCTATTACCGCAATTTCAGAACATGCTATGCGTAAAATAAAAGCTAAAGGTTAA
- the htpG gene encoding molecular chaperone HtpG → MAKGNINVSVENIFPLIKKFLYSDHEIFLRELISNGTDATLKLKHLTSIGESKAEYGNPIIEVKIDKEGKKLHIIDQGIGMTAEEVEKYINQIAFSGAEEFLDNYKDAAKDSGIIGHFGLGFYSAFMVAEKVELITKSHKEGSVAAHWTCDGSPEFTLTESDKQDRGTEIILHIAEDSTEFLEEARISTLLYKYNKFMPIPIKFGTKEIEVALPEDAPEGAKPEKAIVDNIINNPNPAWTKQPADLDDAAYTEFYRELYPSQFEDPLFHIHLNVDYPFNLTGILYFPKMTNDLNVQKDKIQLYQNQVFVTDNVEGIVPEFLTMLRGVIDSPDIPLNVSRSYLQADGAVKKISSYITRKVADKLKSLFNSNREDFEAKWDDIKIVIEYGMLSEDKFFEKADAFALYPTVDGKFYTYEELFNKTKENQTDKDGKLVLLYASNKDEQHSYIEAAKAKGYEVLMLDSPIVSHLIQKLESSKENISFARVDGDHIDNLIKKEDTTISKLSEDEKKTLEELLKKTIPSEKFMVQLEAMDSDATPFMITQPEFMRRMKEMQQTGGGGMQMFGSMPEMHNLIVNVNSELVNEILNTKTKKKQERLITQSLDLARLSQGLLKGEELTNFIKRSYEMIK, encoded by the coding sequence ATGGCAAAAGGAAATATTAATGTTTCAGTAGAAAACATTTTCCCATTAATCAAGAAGTTCTTATATAGTGATCACGAAATATTTTTACGTGAGCTAATTAGTAATGGTACGGATGCAACTTTAAAACTGAAACACTTAACAAGTATTGGAGAATCTAAAGCAGAATATGGTAATCCAATCATTGAAGTGAAAATTGATAAGGAAGGAAAAAAACTTCATATTATCGATCAAGGAATAGGAATGACTGCAGAAGAGGTTGAAAAATACATTAACCAAATTGCTTTTTCAGGAGCGGAAGAATTTTTAGACAATTATAAAGATGCAGCAAAAGATTCTGGAATTATTGGTCATTTCGGGTTAGGTTTTTACTCTGCCTTTATGGTAGCAGAAAAAGTAGAACTAATTACTAAATCGCATAAAGAAGGAAGCGTTGCAGCACATTGGACTTGTGATGGATCCCCAGAATTCACTTTAACAGAATCTGACAAACAAGATAGAGGTACAGAAATCATACTACATATTGCAGAAGACTCTACAGAGTTTTTAGAAGAAGCTAGAATTAGCACTTTACTTTATAAGTATAATAAGTTTATGCCTATTCCAATTAAATTTGGAACAAAAGAAATTGAAGTTGCTTTACCAGAAGATGCACCAGAAGGCGCAAAACCAGAAAAAGCAATCGTAGATAACATTATCAATAATCCAAATCCAGCTTGGACAAAACAACCTGCAGATTTAGATGACGCAGCATATACCGAATTTTATCGCGAATTATACCCTTCGCAATTTGAAGATCCATTATTTCATATTCACTTAAATGTAGACTATCCTTTTAATCTTACAGGAATCTTATATTTCCCAAAGATGACGAACGATTTAAACGTTCAAAAAGATAAAATTCAATTATACCAAAACCAGGTTTTTGTAACCGATAATGTAGAAGGTATTGTACCAGAATTTTTAACGATGCTACGTGGTGTAATTGATTCGCCAGATATTCCATTAAACGTATCGCGTTCTTACTTACAAGCAGATGGTGCAGTAAAAAAGATTTCGTCTTACATTACTAGAAAAGTTGCAGATAAATTAAAATCATTGTTTAACAGCAATCGTGAAGATTTTGAAGCAAAATGGGATGATATTAAAATTGTAATTGAATACGGAATGCTTTCCGAAGATAAATTCTTTGAAAAAGCAGATGCATTTGCATTATATCCTACAGTAGATGGAAAATTCTATACATATGAAGAGTTATTCAACAAAACAAAAGAAAATCAAACAGATAAAGATGGCAAATTAGTACTTCTTTATGCTTCTAACAAAGACGAGCAACACAGTTATATTGAAGCTGCAAAAGCGAAAGGTTACGAAGTATTAATGCTAGACTCGCCTATCGTTTCGCATTTAATTCAGAAATTAGAAAGCTCGAAAGAAAACATTTCTTTTGCTCGTGTAGATGGTGATCATATTGATAATTTAATCAAGAAAGAAGACACTACTATTTCTAAATTAAGTGAAGACGAAAAGAAAACTTTAGAGGAGTTATTGAAAAAAACTATTCCTTCTGAAAAATTCATGGTGCAATTAGAAGCAATGGATAGCGATGCTACGCCATTTATGATTACACAACCAGAGTTTATGCGTAGAATGAAAGAGATGCAGCAAACTGGTGGAGGCGGAATGCAAATGTTTGGTAGTATGCCAGAAATGCACAACCTTATTGTTAATGTAAATTCTGAATTGGTGAACGAAATTTTAAACACCAAAACGAAAAAGAAACAAGAACGTTTAATTACGCAAAGTTTAGATTTAGCGAGACTTTCTCAAGGCTTATTAAAAGGAGAAGAGTTAACTAATTTTATTAAACGTAGTTACGAAATGATTAAGTAA
- a CDS encoding Hsp20/alpha crystallin family protein, whose amino-acid sequence MSNLVNVPKNGSLANTNSNANFPTLSNWLEDIFNRDLPSVFTSNFNTGITLPKVNIKETADAFMVEMAVPGLKKSDFHLDLDNQVLSISTETKEENETKEENFTRREFGYSSFKRTFTLPESVDDEKIDANYKDGILSIFLPKKEEAKQKPARSIKVS is encoded by the coding sequence ATGAGCAATTTAGTTAATGTTCCTAAAAACGGAAGTTTAGCAAACACAAATTCAAATGCAAACTTCCCAACATTGTCCAATTGGTTAGAGGATATCTTTAATAGAGACCTACCATCTGTATTTACTTCCAATTTTAATACAGGAATTACTTTACCAAAAGTAAATATCAAAGAAACAGCCGATGCCTTTATGGTAGAAATGGCAGTTCCGGGTCTTAAAAAGTCGGATTTCCATCTCGACCTCGACAATCAAGTTTTATCCATTTCTACAGAGACCAAGGAAGAAAATGAAACTAAAGAAGAAAATTTTACACGTAGAGAGTTTGGCTACTCTTCGTTTAAAAGAACCTTTACTTTGCCCGAAAGTGTAGATGATGAAAAAATTGATGCGAACTACAAAGACGGTATTTTAAGTATTTTTTTACCCAAAAAAGAAGAAGCCAAACAAAAGCCTGCCAGAAGCATTAAAGTTTCATAA
- a CDS encoding tRNA-dihydrouridine synthase yields the protein MSTTLLSSPLQGFTDFRFRNAFHHYFGGIDTFYAPYIRLNGKLKIKQSYQLDLQPENNTTLEVIPQVMTNDADEFLFVVKYVQSLGYKELNWNLGCPYPMVTKSGMGSGLICNPTKIDAILKRAHNETDITVSMKMRMGYDHAEEILDTFPILDKYPLKNIAIHARIGKQLYKGPVDLDAFEKCITSTKHKLYYNGDITSVAAFKKMEARFPSIDHFMIGRGLIADPFLPSMIKNNTTEYPKNRWEIFSEFHDTIYQQYDEYLSGPTPIKMKMLGFWEFFSQSFSNPQKTYKAIKKAGNPVKYRQAVKEVLNKEK from the coding sequence ATGAGTACAACATTACTTTCTTCGCCATTACAAGGCTTTACAGACTTTAGGTTTCGTAATGCGTTTCATCATTATTTTGGAGGCATCGACACTTTTTACGCGCCTTATATTAGATTAAACGGCAAATTAAAAATCAAGCAATCCTACCAATTAGATTTACAACCGGAAAACAACACCACTTTAGAGGTGATCCCGCAAGTCATGACTAATGATGCCGACGAATTTTTGTTTGTTGTAAAATACGTGCAAAGTTTAGGCTACAAAGAACTCAACTGGAATTTAGGTTGTCCGTACCCAATGGTTACCAAATCGGGAATGGGTTCGGGCTTAATTTGCAATCCGACAAAGATTGATGCCATTTTAAAAAGAGCACACAACGAAACCGATATTACCGTTTCCATGAAAATGAGAATGGGTTATGATCATGCCGAAGAAATTTTAGACACCTTCCCTATTCTAGATAAATATCCGCTTAAAAATATTGCCATTCATGCCCGAATTGGCAAGCAGTTGTATAAAGGTCCTGTAGATTTAGATGCTTTTGAAAAATGTATAACGAGTACTAAACACAAGTTATATTACAACGGAGACATTACCAGTGTTGCTGCTTTTAAGAAAATGGAAGCTCGTTTTCCTAGTATTGATCATTTTATGATTGGTCGTGGTTTAATTGCAGATCCTTTTTTACCAAGCATGATTAAAAATAACACGACAGAATATCCTAAAAATAGATGGGAAATTTTTTCCGAATTTCACGATACCATTTACCAACAATATGACGAATACCTTTCTGGTCCTACGCCAATAAAAATGAAGATGCTTGGTTTTTGGGAATTCTTTTCACAATCGTTTTCCAATCCGCAAAAAACATACAAAGCCATTAAAAAAGCTGGCAATCCTGTAAAATATAGACAAGCAGTAAAAGAGGTTTTAAATAAAGAAAAGTAA
- a CDS encoding YitT family protein — translation MKKRIALLLKNEQLLTELKSYTHVMLGSFVMSVAYVIFIIPHNIVPGGILGLSIVINQLTGMSIGLVALLINIPLLLWGTKVLGRKTGIKTAFSMVLVSFYIDVFSQFSENKIFVEDVLLSSVFGGVIVGFSVFMVMKAGATTGGNDILVRILATKIKLPYSKLILMVDGVVIFFGILVFEDFTMAAYSIAAIIAISKTIAYYIKQSTTHMTVFVFSKKNLRIQEAFLKHKDYTKTIFKLIHHDSQGKLILITKNTKQLEAIKAVVYKVDAEADISVLESNTESI, via the coding sequence ATGAAAAAAAGAATCGCATTATTATTAAAAAACGAGCAACTACTTACCGAACTTAAAAGCTATACCCATGTTATGCTTGGTTCTTTTGTAATGTCTGTAGCCTATGTAATATTTATTATACCTCACAATATTGTGCCAGGCGGAATTTTAGGTTTGAGTATTGTTATTAATCAGCTTACAGGAATGTCTATTGGTTTGGTAGCGCTACTTATTAATATTCCTTTGTTGCTTTGGGGAACAAAAGTACTTGGTAGAAAAACGGGAATTAAAACTGCTTTTTCGATGGTTTTAGTTTCTTTTTATATCGATGTTTTTTCACAGTTTTCAGAAAATAAAATCTTTGTAGAAGATGTTTTATTGTCTTCTGTATTTGGAGGTGTTATCGTTGGGTTCTCTGTTTTTATGGTAATGAAAGCTGGAGCAACAACGGGAGGAAATGATATCTTGGTTAGAATTTTGGCTACCAAAATAAAGCTTCCGTATAGCAAACTTATTTTAATGGTAGATGGAGTTGTTATTTTCTTCGGAATTCTAGTTTTTGAAGATTTTACCATGGCAGCATATAGTATTGCAGCAATTATAGCAATTAGTAAAACGATTGCTTATTATATAAAACAATCTACAACACATATGACGGTGTTTGTGTTTTCTAAAAAGAACTTACGTATTCAAGAAGCTTTTTTAAAACATAAAGATTATACCAAAACCATCTTTAAATTGATTCATCACGACTCTCAAGGAAAACTGATTTTAATTACTAAAAACACCAAACAACTAGAAGCTATTAAAGCAGTGGTTTATAAAGTAGATGCAGAAGCAGATATTAGTGTTTTAGAATCGAATACAGAATCTATTTAA
- a CDS encoding pyruvate carboxylase, which yields MKIKKVLVANRGEIAIRVLRACTELNIATVAVYTYEDRYSQHRNKADESYQIGEDNQPLKPYLDIEAIIDLAKAKHVDAIHPGYGFLSENSEFARRCAENGIIFIGPDPEVMDALGDKITAKKIAVKCNVPIIESNKKKLSSLKIAISEAKTIGYPLMLKAASGGGGRGMRIIRNTEDLEQHFVSASNEALNAFGDGTMFLEKYVENPKHIEVQIVADRHGNIRHLYERDCSVQRRHQKVVEIAPSFNVSDKVKQDLYKYAIAITSEVNYNNIGTVEFLVDQEDNIFFIEVNPRIQVEHTVTEMVTGFDLVKTQIFIAGGYKLSDEQIKMYDQDSIATYGFALQCRLTTEDPENNFTPDYGNVTTYRSASGMGIRLDAGSIYQGYQVSPFFDSMLVKVSAHGRSLDGATRKMVRALKEFRIRGVKTNIHFLQNVIQHEDFLNGKVTVNFIQNTPSLFKIKLPQDRTSKVVKFLAEVSVNGNSDVKFKDDSKIFRNAKAPKFSGSAPYPKGTKDLLTELGPEAFCQWLKEDKKIHYTDTTMRDAHQSLLATRMRSFDMLKVAESFAKNHPNTFSMEVWGGATFDVCLRFLHESPWTRLRELRKAVPNILFQMLLRGSNAVGYKAYPDNLIEKFVEKSWENGVDIFRIFDSLNWVKAMEPSINYVRNKTGGIAEAAISYTGDILDTTQTKYNLKYYTQLAKDLENAGAHMIAIKDMAGLLKPYAATELVSALKDTVNVPIHLHTHDTSSLQTATYLKAIEAGVDVVDVALGGLSGLTSQPNFNAVVEMMKYQDRAHDFEMSSLNQFSNFWEDTREMYYPFESGLKAGTAEVFKHEIPGGQYSNLRPQATALGLGDRFDEVKKMYGEVNAMFGNLIKVTPSSKVVGDMAIFMVTNNFTPEDIMTRGEEISFPESVINFFKGDLGQPVGGFPKKLQKIILKNKTAYTDRPNAHLEPIDFTIEYAAFKKKFQKGFTRAIEEEDFLSYTLYPKVFEQAHENYKSYGNIALVPTKNFFYGMQLGEEILIELEPGKTVIIKLLSISIPNDEGMRTVFFKVNGENRFVDVLDTSLNIKIEQNAKIDPANTNQIGAPLQGSLYKILVKKGQEVKENDALFVIEAMKMETTVNAFKSGKIKSVTLKEGSMVKQDDLVITME from the coding sequence ATGAAAATTAAAAAAGTTCTTGTTGCCAATAGAGGCGAAATTGCGATTCGAGTACTTCGTGCTTGTACCGAGTTAAATATTGCTACAGTTGCTGTTTACACCTATGAAGATAGATACTCGCAACATAGAAATAAAGCCGACGAGTCGTATCAAATAGGCGAAGATAATCAACCTTTAAAACCATATTTAGATATTGAAGCGATTATAGACTTAGCAAAAGCGAAGCATGTAGACGCTATTCATCCTGGTTATGGTTTTTTATCTGAAAACTCCGAATTTGCAAGAAGGTGTGCCGAAAACGGTATTATTTTTATTGGTCCAGATCCAGAAGTTATGGATGCATTAGGAGATAAAATTACAGCGAAAAAAATAGCGGTAAAATGTAATGTTCCTATTATTGAAAGTAACAAGAAAAAACTAAGCTCGCTAAAAATTGCAATTTCCGAAGCCAAGACTATTGGTTATCCTTTAATGCTAAAAGCTGCTTCTGGTGGTGGAGGTCGTGGTATGCGAATTATTAGAAATACCGAAGATTTAGAACAGCATTTTGTTTCTGCTAGTAACGAAGCATTAAATGCATTTGGTGATGGTACTATGTTTTTAGAAAAATATGTAGAAAACCCGAAGCATATAGAAGTACAAATTGTAGCAGATAGACATGGTAATATTCGTCATCTATATGAAAGAGATTGCTCGGTACAGAGACGTCATCAAAAAGTAGTAGAAATTGCACCTTCTTTTAATGTTTCCGATAAAGTAAAACAAGATTTATACAAATATGCCATTGCTATTACTTCCGAAGTCAATTACAACAATATTGGTACGGTAGAATTTTTGGTAGATCAAGAAGATAATATTTTCTTTATTGAAGTAAACCCAAGAATTCAAGTAGAACATACGGTTACCGAAATGGTTACTGGTTTTGACCTGGTAAAAACACAAATATTTATTGCTGGTGGTTATAAATTATCGGACGAGCAAATAAAAATGTACGACCAAGATAGCATTGCTACCTATGGTTTTGCGCTACAATGTAGATTAACTACAGAAGATCCTGAAAATAATTTTACTCCAGATTATGGTAATGTAACGACGTATAGAAGTGCATCCGGAATGGGAATTCGTTTAGATGCTGGTAGTATTTACCAAGGCTATCAAGTAAGTCCGTTTTTCGATTCTATGCTGGTAAAAGTTTCTGCGCATGGTAGAAGTTTAGATGGCGCAACACGTAAAATGGTTCGCGCATTAAAAGAGTTTCGTATTCGTGGTGTGAAAACTAATATTCATTTTTTACAAAATGTGATTCAGCATGAAGATTTTTTAAACGGAAAAGTCACCGTAAACTTTATTCAAAATACGCCTAGTTTATTTAAAATAAAACTACCACAAGACAGAACTTCTAAAGTGGTGAAATTTTTAGCCGAAGTTAGCGTCAATGGAAACTCAGATGTAAAATTCAAAGACGACAGTAAAATATTCCGAAATGCAAAAGCACCAAAATTTAGTGGCTCTGCTCCGTATCCAAAAGGAACGAAGGATTTACTAACCGAACTTGGTCCCGAAGCCTTTTGCCAATGGTTAAAAGAAGATAAGAAAATACATTATACAGATACCACGATGCGAGATGCGCATCAATCGCTACTTGCAACCAGAATGCGAAGTTTTGACATGCTTAAAGTTGCTGAAAGTTTTGCGAAAAATCATCCGAATACCTTTAGTATGGAAGTTTGGGGAGGAGCAACTTTTGATGTTTGCCTTCGCTTTTTACATGAAAGTCCTTGGACACGCCTACGCGAATTACGTAAAGCGGTTCCAAATATATTATTCCAAATGCTATTACGCGGTTCTAATGCCGTTGGTTATAAAGCGTATCCAGATAACCTAATCGAGAAATTTGTCGAGAAATCTTGGGAAAATGGTGTCGATATTTTTAGAATTTTCGATTCCCTAAACTGGGTAAAAGCCATGGAACCTAGTATTAACTATGTTCGTAATAAAACGGGTGGTATTGCAGAAGCAGCCATTAGTTATACTGGAGATATTTTAGATACCACACAAACCAAATACAATCTTAAATACTATACTCAACTAGCAAAAGATTTAGAAAATGCTGGTGCACACATGATTGCTATTAAAGATATGGCCGGTTTATTAAAACCGTATGCAGCAACCGAGTTGGTTTCGGCTTTAAAAGACACCGTAAATGTTCCTATTCATTTACATACGCATGACACTTCTTCCTTACAAACAGCAACTTATTTAAAAGCTATTGAAGCTGGAGTGGATGTTGTAGATGTGGCACTTGGTGGTTTGTCTGGTTTAACCTCGCAACCTAATTTTAATGCCGTGGTAGAAATGATGAAATACCAAGATCGTGCACATGATTTTGAGATGTCTAGTTTAAATCAGTTTTCTAATTTCTGGGAAGACACTCGCGAAATGTATTATCCTTTTGAGTCTGGTTTAAAAGCAGGAACTGCAGAAGTATTTAAACATGAGATCCCTGGCGGACAATATTCTAATTTACGTCCGCAAGCAACCGCTTTAGGTTTAGGAGACCGTTTTGATGAAGTTAAAAAAATGTATGGCGAAGTAAATGCCATGTTTGGTAATTTAATAAAAGTAACACCTAGCTCTAAAGTAGTTGGTGATATGGCTATTTTTATGGTAACCAATAATTTTACTCCGGAAGATATCATGACGCGAGGCGAAGAAATTTCTTTTCCAGAATCGGTAATTAATTTCTTTAAAGGAGATCTTGGTCAGCCGGTTGGAGGCTTTCCTAAAAAGCTTCAAAAAATTATACTTAAAAATAAGACAGCCTATACCGACCGACCAAATGCGCATTTAGAACCTATAGATTTTACCATAGAATATGCAGCCTTTAAAAAGAAGTTTCAAAAAGGATTTACAAGAGCTATAGAAGAAGAAGATTTCTTATCCTACACCTTGTACCCTAAAGTGTTTGAACAAGCACATGAAAATTATAAAAGCTACGGAAACATCGCGTTGGTACCTACAAAGAATTTCTTTTATGGTATGCAGCTTGGCGAAGAAATATTAATCGAATTAGAGCCAGGAAAAACCGTTATAATAAAACTTCTTTCTATTAGTATTCCTAATGACGAAGGAATGCGAACCGTTTTCTTTAAAGTAAATGGAGAGAACAGATTTGTCGATGTTTTAGACACGTCTTTAAACATTAAAATTGAACAAAACGCAAAAATAGATCCTGCAAACACCAATCAAATTGGAGCACCTTTACAAGGATCTCTTTATAAAATACTGGTTAAAAAAGGACAAGAAGTAAAAGAAAACGATGCGCTTTTTGTTATTGAAGCCATGAAAATGGAAACGACAGTAAATGCATTTAAGTCTGGTAAAATTAAATCGGTAACTTTAAAAGAAGGAAGCATGGTAAAACAAGATGATTTAGTGATTACCATGGAGTAA